From a region of the Streptomyces sp. NBC_00193 genome:
- a CDS encoding SigB/SigF/SigG family RNA polymerase sigma factor — MTPTGTQNTRRTHYAGDSPDTAAAFRRIASLPEGPQRASLRQEVVCAWIPMAIRLARRFGNGREPLEDLRQVAQVGLVKAVSRFDPGMGTAFEAFAIPTIVGELKRHFRDNLWAVHVPRRVQELRTQVRTADRELSPSRDSGGPTAAEIAAATGLSEQEVRRGQGALHSWSTLSIEAAHGHHEGAYPLAETLGCPEPAFDRIVDRETLRPLLRALPERDRRILYLRFFREMDQTGIAEELGLSQMHVSRLIRRICESLRAQAMSDAARKPAWRTAGSPARGPVH; from the coding sequence ATGACACCCACCGGCACGCAGAACACCCGGCGCACCCACTACGCCGGCGACTCCCCCGACACCGCGGCCGCGTTCCGCCGCATCGCATCCCTTCCGGAGGGCCCGCAACGGGCCTCGCTGCGGCAGGAGGTGGTGTGCGCCTGGATCCCGATGGCCATTCGGCTGGCCCGCCGCTTCGGCAACGGCAGGGAACCCCTGGAGGATCTCCGCCAGGTCGCCCAAGTCGGCCTGGTCAAAGCGGTCTCCCGCTTCGACCCGGGCATGGGCACCGCTTTCGAGGCCTTCGCCATCCCGACGATCGTCGGCGAACTGAAGCGGCACTTCCGCGACAACCTGTGGGCGGTGCACGTGCCGCGCCGCGTCCAGGAACTGCGCACGCAGGTGCGTACGGCCGACCGGGAGCTGTCCCCCTCACGCGACTCCGGCGGCCCCACGGCAGCCGAGATCGCCGCGGCGACCGGCCTGAGCGAACAGGAGGTACGCAGGGGCCAGGGGGCCCTCCACAGCTGGTCCACCCTGTCCATCGAGGCCGCACACGGCCACCACGAGGGCGCCTACCCGCTGGCGGAAACCCTCGGCTGCCCGGAGCCGGCCTTCGACCGGATCGTCGACCGCGAAACGCTCCGTCCCCTCCTGCGGGCCCTGCCGGAGCGCGACCGCCGGATCCTCTACCTGAGGTTCTTCCGCGAGATGGACCAGACCGGCATCGCCGAGGAGCTCGGCCTGTCCCAGATGCACGTGTCCCGGCTGATCCGCCGCATCTGCGAATCCCTGCGCGCCCAGGCGATGTCCGACGCGGCCCGAAAGCCCGCCTGGCGAACCGCCGGAAGCCCCGCCCGTGGGCCCGTCCACTGA